The following proteins come from a genomic window of Leguminivora glycinivorella isolate SPB_JAAS2020 chromosome 6, LegGlyc_1.1, whole genome shotgun sequence:
- the LOC125227313 gene encoding odorant receptor 4-like produces the protein MAIVATFFELMFIVRALTIKDYAMATESFAYLIILGSVSLIYIGVLTNRTAILDLLDVMSKDFRYICSLAPHYRKCFLDGQLLIWKLTMIWGIFVIVLAILYVSNTLVLLLYQSLFGTLDEHYVRPFIFPVWLPHDDPYRSPNYEMLMVFHIAIIFVAMATFGLYVPLSLHLFMHYYNLLDMVLIAIDELFEDLDESVVTLHDTDQRRLYVKAELARRMGRIVQWHQSFFDSVGAITSIYGGMLVYQVLFSSVIICLMAYQVAIQLADGKFNYLFAILTFGAVLQLWIPCCIGTLLQTKALSLGERCFYSGWYETPLTQLVRQDLLIFIIRAQVPIGIKFTGLPELELYTFSSIMSTAYSYFNMLRQYN, from the exons CCCTCACCATCAAAGACTACGCTATGGCCACTGAATCCTTCGCCTACCTCATCATCCTGGGGTCTGTAAGCCTCATCTACATCGGAGTACTGACCAATAGAACCGCGATCCTGGATCTATTGGATGTCATGAGCAAAGATTTTAGGTACATTTGCAGTTTGGCGCCACATTACAG aaaatgttttttagacGGCCAACTTCTGATTTGGAAACTGACAATGATTTGGGGAATTTTCGTCATAGTTCTCGCTATTCTTTACGTGTCAAATACGTTAGTACTGCTACTTTATCAGAGCCTCTTTGGCACTTTGGACGAGCATTACGTCCGACCGTTTATATTTCCAGTCTGGCTTCCTCACGATGATCCGTACAGGAGTCCAAACTACGAAATGCTGATGGTTTTTCATATTGCAATAATATTTGTCGCCATGGCTACATTTGGAT TATACGTGCCTCTATCTCTGCATCTCTTCATGCACTACTACAATCTACTAGACATGGTGTTGATTGCCATTGACGAGTTATTCGAAGACTTGGATGAGTCAGTGGTAACGCTGCATGACACGGACCAGCGCCGCCTGTATGTGAAAGCTGAGCTCGCCAGGAGGATGGGACGAATCGTGCAGTGGCACCAGTCTTTCTTTGA TTCTGTGGGTGCTATCACATCCATATATGGCGGTATGCTGGTGTATCAAGTTCTGTTTAGCTCGGTCATCATCTGCTTAATGGCTTATCAAGTCGCTATC cAACTGGCAGATGGAAAATTCAACTACCTATTTGCGATactgacatttggtgcagtctTACAACTATGGATTCCATGCTGCATTGGCACTCTATTACAGACCAag GCGTTGTCGTTAGGAGAGCGCTGTTTCTACTCCGGCTGGTACGAGACGCCCCTGACGCAGCTTGTGCGTCAAGACCTGCTCATCTTTATCATAAGAGCTCAGGTCCCAATTGGGATCAAATTCACCGGTCTGCCCGAATTGGAGCTATACACCTTCTCTTCG ATTATGAGCACCGCTTATTCTTACTTTAATATGCTCCGGCAATATAACTAA